From a region of the Esox lucius mitochondrion, complete genome genome:
- the ND3 gene encoding NADH dehydrogenase subunit 3 (TAA stop codon is completed by the addition of 3' A residues to the mRNA), whose amino-acid sequence MNLISTIFVITITLSAILATLSFWLPQMSPDTEKLSPYECGFDPLGTARLPFSLRFFLVAILFLLFDLEIALLLPLPWADQLSSPTLTFLWATTILTLLTLGLIYEWIQGGLEWAE is encoded by the coding sequence ATGAACCTGATCTCAACAATTTTTGTTATTACCATTACCCTCTCTGCAATTCTAGCCACCCTTTCTTTCTGATTACCTCAAATAAGCCCTGACACAGAAAAATTATCCCCATACGAATGCGGGTTCGACCCCTTAGGAACCGCCCGCCTCCCCTTCTCACTACGCTTCTTTCTAGTGGCCATTCTATTCCTTTTATTTGATTTAGAAATTGCCCTCCTCCTCCCCCTACCTTGGGCAGACCAGCTCTCTTCCCCCACCCTAACATTTCTTTGAGCCACCACTATCTTAACCCTACTCACCCTTGGCTTAATTTATGAATGAATTCAAGGGGGTCTAGAGTGGGCTGAAT
- the ND4L gene encoding NADH dehydrogenase subunit 4L, producing MTPVHFSFTAAFTLGLMGLAFHRTHLLSALICLEGMMLSLFIALSLWTLQLEATAFSTAPMLLLAFSACEASAGLALLVATARTHGTDRLQNLNLLQC from the coding sequence ATGACACCTGTCCACTTCAGTTTTACCGCAGCTTTCACCCTTGGCTTAATAGGACTTGCATTCCACCGCACACACCTTCTCTCCGCCCTAATTTGCTTGGAGGGAATAATACTCTCCCTTTTCATTGCCCTCTCCTTATGAACACTTCAATTAGAAGCAACTGCCTTCTCCACCGCCCCTATATTACTCCTAGCCTTTTCAGCCTGTGAAGCAAGCGCAGGCTTAGCCCTACTTGTAGCCACCGCTCGCACCCACGGCACGGACCGCCTTCAAAACCTAAACCTTCTCCAATGTTAA
- the ND4 gene encoding NADH dehydrogenase subunit 4 (TAA stop codon is completed by the addition of 3' A residues to the mRNA): MLKILIPTFMLFPTIWLVPGKWLWTATTAHSLVVASASLSWFKWCSETGWVAPNLYLALDPLSFPLAVLTCWLVPLMIIASQNHVAHEPLTRQRTYISLLVSLQVFLILAFSAMDILTFYVMFEATLIPTLIIITRWGSQTERLSAGTYFMFYTLLGSLPLLVALLYLLNDTGTLSMHTLQYIQMTNPDTLGTMLWWVACLLAFLVKMPLYGVHLWLPKAHVEAPVAGSMVLAAVLLKLGGYGMMRMMVVLGPLTKEMAYPFIILALWGIIMTGSICLRQTDLKSLIAYSSVSHMGLVASGILIQTPWGFTGAIILMVAHGLASSALFCLANTSYERTHSRTMLLTRGLQMILPLMAAWWFLANLANLALPPLPNLMGELMIIVSVFNWSSWTILLTGLGTLITASYSLHLFLTTQRGPTPQHFISMDPSHTREHLLMALHLIPLLLLVLKPELMWGWCF, translated from the coding sequence ATGTTAAAAATCTTAATCCCAACATTTATGCTCTTCCCCACAATCTGGCTTGTCCCAGGAAAATGATTATGAACAGCAACAACCGCCCACAGCCTAGTTGTTGCTTCTGCAAGCCTGTCTTGGTTTAAGTGATGTTCAGAAACAGGCTGAGTGGCCCCTAACCTTTATCTGGCTCTCGACCCTTTATCTTTTCCCCTAGCAGTTCTAACATGCTGACTTGTCCCCCTTATAATCATCGCTAGCCAAAATCATGTTGCTCACGAACCCCTAACCCGACAACGCACCTACATCTCCTTGCTTGTTTCTCTTCAAGTGTTCCTGATTTTAGCCTTTAGTGCTATAGATATCTTAACGTTTTACGTAATATTTGAAGCCACATTAATTCCCACCTTAATTATTATTACCCGTTGAGGCAGTCAGACAGAACGCCTGAGTGCCGGAACATACTTCATATTCTATACTCTCCTTGGCTCCCTCCCCCTCCTCGTTGCCCTCCTATACCTCCTTAATGATACTGGTACACTCTCAATGCACACCCTACAATATATTCAAATAACAAACCCCGATACACTAGGCACTATGCTATGATGAGTTGCCTGTCTCCTAGCTTTCTTAGTCAAAATACCCCTTTATGGGGTACACCTTTGGCTTCCAAAAGCCCATGTAGAAGCCCCTGTCGCAGGATCGATAGTCCTAGCTGCCGTCCTCCTAAAGCTGGGCGGGTATGGGATAATACGAATAATGGTGGTATTAGGCCCCCTCACTAAAGAAATGGCCTACCCTTTTATTATTTTAGCCCTTTGAGGCATTATTATAACGGGCTCCATCTGCTTACGTCAAACAGACTTAAAATCACTAATTGCCTACTCTTCAGTTAGCCATATGGGATTAGTTGCATCTGGAATCTTAATTCAAACCCCTTGAGGATTTACAGGAGCAATCATCTTAATAGTCGCTCATGGCCTTGCCTCTTCAGCACTCTTCTGCTTGGCAAATACAAGCTATGAGCGAACACACAGTCGAACCATATTACTTACCCGAGGGCTACAAATAATTTTACCCCTGATAGCTGCTTGGTGGTTCTTAGCCAATCTAGCTAATTTAGCCCTCCCCCCTCTGCCAAACTTAATGGGGGAGCTAATAATTATCGTATCTGTATTCAACTGGTCATCCTGAACAATCCTACTAACGGGACTAGGAACCCTTATCACAGCCAGCTACTCCCTCCACCTCTTCCTAACAACACAACGAGGGCCCACACCACAACACTTCATTTCAATAGACCCTTCCCACACCCGCGAACACTTATTAATAGCCCTACACCTCATTCCCCTCCTTCTCTTAGTATTAAAACCAGAACTAATGTGAGGTTGATGCTTCT